In one Andrena cerasifolii isolate SP2316 chromosome 2, iyAndCera1_principal, whole genome shotgun sequence genomic region, the following are encoded:
- the LOC143366253 gene encoding parkin coregulated gene protein homolog — protein MVNETEFWTEIRKDIPQYKKRKPRVVPAFTIQALQENTVVAKPPRYGLYKPRPPKPSTFRQFYERGVFPVSLENDSFGAKLSWKVNIEDLDFHHYLPLFFDGLTETEQPYKFLVEQGISDMLEHGGPKILPVVPQLIIPIKKALNTKIPEIICTTMRAIQKLVTSAECVGEALVPYFRQILPVLNLLKDRNLNLGEGIDYSQQRGENAADLIQETLELLEVYGGGDAFINIKYMVPTYESCMMN, from the exons ATGGTAAATGAGACCGAATTCTGGACCGAAATTCGGAAAGATATACCGCAATACAAAAAGAGAAAACCGAGGGTCGTTCCTGCTTTTACTATCCAAGCTTTGCAG GAAAACACTGTAGTCGCGAAACCCCCTCGATATGGACTGTACAAACCTCGGCCACCGAAACCATCAACCTTTCGACAATTCTACGAGCGTGGTGTATTTCCAGTTTCATTGGAAAATGATAGTTTCGGCGCGAAGCTTAGTTGGAAAGTGAATATCGAAGATCTAGACTTTCATCATTATTTGCCGCTGTTTTTCGATGGTTTGACAGAAACTGAACAACCGTACAAGTTTCTAGTGGAGCAAGGGATATCCGACATGTTAGAGCATGGTGGTCCAAAAATTTTACCCGTAGTACCGCAGTTAATCATTCCCATTAAAA AAGCCTTGAATACCAAAATACCAGAAATCATTTGCACTACGATGAGAGCAATCCAAAAGCTTGTCACCTCGGCAGAGTGCGTTGGGGAAGCCTTAGTGCCATATTTTAGACAAATTTTACCAGTTCTCAATTTATTGAAGGACCGAAACT TAAACCTTGGAGAGGGAATCGACTACTCGCAGCAAAGGGGAGAGAATGCTGCGGACTTGATACAAGAGACTTTAGAACTACTTGAAGTATACGGAGGCGGAGATGCTTTTATAAATATCAAATACATGGTTCCCACGTACGAGTCTTGCATGATGAATTAA